Proteins found in one Streptococcus mitis genomic segment:
- a CDS encoding glycosyltransferase family 52 produces the protein MKHLIIATTPLQSKIAQHIKELYPDQDFVSLYVSPVKNARQEHYAKDFDHVHYPQTAEDLAQICQELAGDYDTIFYASFDNGLILDLVASSTYQHLMSFDDGYADIYPLGMYALPLHPSQVGSLGLTRDDLIERTEKHYTLYRSDYHVVAREKLVYLEHFFDLSQAPVSNGKTVKVLLGQKFSEEDDQISIRFISTYAKALGIDLYLPHPKETFTIPDVTYLETELIFEDVLDQLFQEYEFVQVYHFTSSVSLHLKDLPHVTITGISLPYYENRQKELRRLGCQFERVSLGW, from the coding sequence ATGAAACACCTCATCATTGCCACAACACCCTTGCAGTCCAAGATTGCACAGCATATCAAGGAACTCTATCCTGATCAGGACTTTGTTAGCCTTTATGTCAGTCCTGTCAAAAATGCCCGTCAGGAGCATTATGCTAAGGATTTTGACCATGTTCACTATCCTCAGACGGCAGAGGACTTGGCTCAGATTTGTCAGGAGCTGGCCGGAGACTATGACACTATCTTTTATGCTAGCTTTGACAATGGCTTGATTCTGGATTTGGTTGCTAGCTCTACTTACCAACACCTCATGAGTTTTGATGATGGCTATGCGGATATTTATCCCTTGGGTATGTATGCCCTCCCTCTTCACCCCAGTCAGGTGGGTTCTTTAGGCTTGACCAGAGATGACTTAATTGAGCGGACGGAAAAGCACTATACCCTCTATCGCAGTGACTACCATGTCGTGGCTAGAGAGAAGCTAGTTTATCTGGAGCATTTTTTTGACCTGTCTCAAGCACCCGTCTCAAATGGCAAGACGGTCAAGGTCCTGTTGGGGCAAAAGTTCTCTGAAGAGGACGACCAGATCTCCATCCGCTTTATCAGCACCTATGCCAAGGCCTTGGGCATTGACCTCTATCTACCCCATCCCAAGGAAACCTTTACTATCCCTGATGTGACCTACTTGGAGACGGAACTGATCTTTGAAGATGTCCTAGACCAACTCTTTCAAGAATATGAGTTCGTTCAGGTCTATCATTTTACTTCATCGGTCAGCCTCCACTTGAAAGACCTACCCCATGTGACCATTACAGGTATTTCTCTCCCCTACTATGAGAACCGTCAAAAAGAATTGCGACGCTTGGGTTGTCAGTTTGAAAGGGTTTCACTTGGCTGGTAG
- a CDS encoding glycosyltransferase produces MSRIVTIHPAKEIHRYGFESTQVYRARIARHLGLEYVHLVSSPQLRPDWKKDLIKLGFLEKELLCVPHSFSDIGHADLSVRPESLTLADGDQVELNEDGFVASVTLADGSGRYYYTKGPFLFEDFKEKELRWYHENGELALEGRFIDPFKEPSPVTIFYPEYIYRIGGEIRSEEDLLVKFLARWAQQTDLFIRDQQIVPKPSLWRYMENTDKNYYEVVHENVMRDLRLANLRKANRYLVASEVLTDTLAKQGYDTKFLPPMFTENPGQIKEVGPVLDYCLVGHMGEGKNVELVIEAFIELYKRGSKAQITFYGGTEERLAELQNQYDLPPTIHFKGIVDEVPYHLHQCYLSASYTELFANACVEALSQGLLALLSDVEIAHRFYAGQSNAINLFKTKSELIQKIEEMEQADYSQSNAENIALASHYSLGTVTQGYRELLDRNL; encoded by the coding sequence ATGTCGAGAATTGTCACTATTCATCCAGCCAAGGAAATCCATCGCTATGGTTTTGAGAGTACCCAGGTCTATCGTGCCCGTATAGCACGACATCTGGGTTTGGAATATGTTCACCTTGTATCGAGTCCTCAGCTTCGTCCTGATTGGAAGAAAGATTTAATCAAGTTAGGATTTTTAGAAAAGGAACTGCTCTGTGTTCCTCATAGTTTTTCAGATATAGGCCATGCAGACTTATCAGTGAGACCAGAAAGCTTAACTTTAGCAGACGGAGATCAGGTGGAGCTCAATGAGGATGGTTTTGTGGCCTCAGTTACCTTAGCAGATGGCTCGGGGAGATATTACTATACCAAGGGGCCCTTCTTGTTTGAAGATTTCAAGGAGAAGGAACTTCGTTGGTATCATGAAAATGGAGAATTGGCTCTTGAAGGACGCTTTATCGATCCCTTTAAAGAACCCTCTCCTGTCACTATCTTTTACCCAGAATACATTTACCGCATAGGAGGAGAAATCCGTTCTGAAGAGGACTTGCTGGTTAAGTTCTTAGCCAGATGGGCCCAGCAAACCGACCTCTTCATACGTGACCAACAAATCGTTCCCAAACCTAGCCTCTGGCGTTATATGGAAAACACGGATAAAAATTACTATGAAGTCGTCCATGAAAATGTCATGCGAGACTTACGCCTCGCCAATCTACGCAAGGCAAACAGATATCTAGTTGCCAGTGAAGTGTTGACTGATACTTTGGCGAAACAAGGGTATGATACCAAGTTTTTACCACCTATGTTTACAGAAAATCCCGGTCAAATAAAAGAAGTGGGACCTGTGCTAGACTATTGCTTAGTGGGTCATATGGGAGAAGGCAAGAACGTTGAACTTGTCATTGAAGCCTTTATCGAACTCTACAAACGTGGTTCCAAGGCCCAGATTACATTTTATGGTGGCACAGAGGAACGTCTAGCAGAATTACAGAATCAATATGATCTTCCGCCAACCATTCACTTCAAAGGTATTGTTGACGAAGTGCCTTATCATCTGCACCAATGCTATCTGTCTGCAAGTTACACAGAGTTATTTGCCAATGCCTGTGTTGAAGCTTTGAGTCAAGGTTTGTTAGCCTTATTATCGGATGTGGAGATTGCCCATCGTTTCTATGCTGGCCAGTCCAATGCCATCAACTTGTTTAAAACCAAATCAGAGTTGATTCAAAAGATAGAAGAGATGGAGCAAGCAGACTATAGCCAGTCAAATGCAGAAAATATTGCCCTAGCATCTCACTATTCACTAGGGACAGTGACCCAAGGCTACCGCGAACTACTAGATAGGAACTTATAG
- a CDS encoding cytidylyltransferase domain-containing protein: protein MKAKSKPIAVILIRSGSRGLVDKNIKPLAGKPLVFYTIEVALASKLFSDIWVSSDSLAYLELCRQAYPEIRCVHRSKELALSTTSSLETLRDFLQPFEEEQVFVNLQVTSPLREVEHLIESYQLYCQSGADHLISCVKADKSRSLYLQLAESSFIRPPQVSKHYARQKEPVYYYPNGSIWISRKDFYLRDETFYTDKTVAYEMPKLYSYDIDDALDFEVVETLLHHHHLGESKR, encoded by the coding sequence ATGAAAGCAAAATCTAAACCCATAGCCGTCATTTTGATCCGTTCGGGTTCACGCGGCTTAGTAGATAAAAATATCAAGCCGCTTGCAGGCAAACCCTTGGTTTTCTATACCATCGAAGTCGCTCTAGCCTCCAAGTTATTTAGTGATATCTGGGTCTCATCAGACTCACTCGCCTATTTAGAACTCTGTCGTCAAGCCTATCCAGAGATTCGTTGTGTCCACAGATCGAAAGAATTGGCCCTATCAACAACCTCTAGCTTAGAAACCTTACGCGACTTTTTACAGCCCTTTGAGGAAGAGCAGGTCTTTGTCAATCTACAGGTGACCTCACCCTTGAGAGAAGTAGAGCATCTCATCGAGTCCTATCAACTCTACTGTCAGTCTGGCGCCGACCATCTGATTTCCTGTGTCAAGGCGGACAAGAGTCGTAGTCTTTACTTGCAGTTGGCGGAGTCGTCATTTATCCGTCCGCCTCAGGTTTCCAAGCACTATGCTCGGCAGAAAGAGCCTGTCTATTACTATCCCAACGGTAGTATCTGGATTTCTCGTAAGGATTTTTACCTACGAGATGAGACCTTTTACACAGATAAGACAGTAGCCTATGAAATGCCCAAACTTTATTCTTATGATATCGACGATGCCTTGGACTTTGAAGTCGTTGAGACCTTGCTGCACCATCATCACCTAGGAGAATCAAAGAGATGA
- a CDS encoding ZmpA/ZmpB/ZmpC family metallo-endopeptidase: MNFKTSGEERQNFSLRKLAVGLVSVAVACFFLMGTGLQTVSAQESHTVNYTYVLESDLTDGEKALLVTSLPQVAEETDATYYLVYRANQVLPNTGTSSPLGTLALVAGLSLLVVVVFKGSDGKNKISRFLLVTSLGSQLLSPTVLALTSETLAAYNTQLSVQAGDALPVPVDIPGYTYLGYVENKPALSVPTTSKPAESTGNQEIKLENSQSKEMVTTHSADSTMGTEFVKQSNDSKANLENVDISAATAPSSKNEDTSQQPAVPQSQESKDTNVVKGGEADQKPAPVTESATNSSQTDGNQEQINPVPPASQSPVVENQQGGTSSPVEPQPQENNETVVQAKGTQESGHEGESLVQSELPVYTGPQEGAPVEPTVPESTEVVSSKGTQEPGYEGEALVQPVQPSYTGPISTQGTQEPGHEGEALVQSELPVYTGSQEGTPVEPTVPESTAVVSSKGTQEPGHEGEALVQPVQPSYTAPISTQGTQEPGHEGEALVQSVQPSYIEPISTKGTQESGHEGEAAVAEALPELPLTSNHRTVTETIPHETEEIEDATILKNHREIAQKGKDGLRTIEYADYLVDGKVEASKEISRTEVEPTKEIVKVGSLVKTKPRVEIANLVKDESKKAVAVNYHLDDPTSAFVKAKAQIYQNGTLVKEVNLKDPSAQQTIDGLDYYTSYNLKTYLTYNLGQSDQESTEVSTKDFQLDYKKIEIKDVDEVGLYGKEDGHYRRYLNLSEVPSDLSPYFVKVKSDKMKEMLLPVSSIKETDDGKYKVTVAFNELVQEEGSTYKDSYSFTIDKQKLAKDGVYTSFKKLIAAMQGNLAGTFKLGADMTADEVSLAKGQTSYVTGTFTGNLIGASDGQPFAIYDLKTALFDNLTKATVKDIDLKAVAIKSQDDTASLAKVATNSQISNVAVEGQLTGSKSVAGLVAKAQDTEITNSSFTGSIQAKHADASPYYVGGIAGLLSGNKAKIDKVAVDASISSNARNNDQFAGGIVGKVQSGALVSHALASGTILNTTTYPRVGGIAGSTWQNGRIHHVVSIVNTGDGYAITGDQYRGADIKDASTVVENKKADLYATPITQDQAKEKVQSYGMTVTLNDTGQTLKANQHSVDYTQLSQGQASRKVAYHNIEKLMPFYNKELVVHYGNQVDPTDKLYTTELLDVVPMKDNDIITDIQANKAAINKLMLHFADNTISYLDVAYKDDFKNTQIAEYSVAGKPFIFTPEAFLSDYTKVTNQVLADLQGVEYDSAAMRKVLGIEADASLDPLYLDKEFENVKANIGEHLRKVLAMDKSINTMGDSVATYISEKIKNNKEAFLLGLTYLNRWYNINYDHINTKDLNTYKFDFDGNSTASTLDTIIALGQSGMENLKASNNPSAYEITLAAAKGRKTVTDLLESYRKLFLPTKTNNEWLKTNTKAYIVESKSAIPEVRTKQESATPDSKYTLGVYDRITAPSWKLKNMLLPLLTLPEEDVYVISNLSTLAFGGYERYRDRINNTVLSGEELRQYVRGKVDQSAEWQRDHYDIWYHLLSPEYKEKLFRSVMVSDGFGMKDSNSNYYWATLSDKAIDSIYNFFGPTGKWYGESKGAGAYANGSEVHYVSDRLLDKYGTSVYTHEMVHNSDGHIYFEGKGRREGLGAELYALGLLQSADSLDKDAIVLNTLYKGDKDSPTRLHTYDPTSRFTSAAALQEYVHGMYDVLYTLDAMEASAILTKSNDVKKKWFRKIENFYIEDKYHKQTHAGNSVRPLTDAEVSKLTSLDALIDNDIINRRAYRDKSDYTRNGYHLISMFSPIYAALSNPKGAPGDIMFRKTAYELLAEKGYQDGFLPYVSNQYAEEAKRKGDITYSDWHRKDVGLITDSLVLKNVFANKYTSWADFKKDMFDQRIRKQDQLKPITIQYELGVPDSSKEITIRSAAQMQELIDQAVAKDVANIDRTTSHAPASWVHLLKQKIYNAYLRSTDDFRKSIYKS, translated from the coding sequence ATGAATTTCAAAACTAGTGGAGAAGAAAGACAGAATTTCTCATTAAGAAAATTGGCAGTTGGCCTTGTATCTGTGGCAGTTGCGTGTTTCTTTTTGATGGGGACTGGCCTACAGACTGTATCTGCCCAAGAATCTCATACCGTTAATTATACTTATGTTTTAGAGTCGGACTTGACTGATGGAGAGAAGGCTCTCTTGGTTACATCCCTACCACAAGTAGCGGAAGAAACAGACGCTACCTACTATCTGGTTTATCGAGCAAATCAAGTATTGCCCAATACGGGTACTAGCTCTCCATTAGGGACTCTTGCCTTGGTAGCTGGCCTTAGTTTATTGGTTGTAGTAGTTTTTAAGGGATCTGATGGTAAGAACAAGATTAGTCGATTCTTGTTAGTAACCAGTCTAGGCAGTCAGTTGCTGTCTCCAACTGTCCTTGCTTTGACTAGCGAGACACTAGCTGCTTATAACACCCAATTATCGGTCCAGGCAGGAGATGCCTTACCAGTTCCGGTTGATATTCCTGGTTATACTTATCTAGGATATGTGGAAAATAAGCCAGCTCTTTCTGTACCGACAACTAGCAAACCAGCAGAATCTACTGGAAATCAAGAGATTAAATTAGAAAACAGTCAATCTAAGGAAATGGTTACTACTCATTCAGCAGATTCGACTATGGGAACTGAATTTGTCAAGCAGTCAAATGACAGCAAGGCTAACTTAGAAAATGTAGATATCTCAGCAGCTACGGCTCCATCTTCTAAAAATGAGGATACTAGTCAGCAACCAGCAGTTCCTCAGAGTCAGGAAAGCAAGGATACGAATGTTGTCAAAGGAGGGGAGGCAGACCAAAAACCAGCACCAGTCACAGAGTCTGCAACAAATTCAAGCCAAACTGATGGGAATCAAGAACAGATAAATCCAGTACCGCCAGCTTCGCAAAGCCCAGTGGTAGAGAATCAGCAAGGAGGAACATCTTCTCCTGTAGAGCCTCAACCACAAGAAAATAATGAAACTGTAGTACAAGCAAAAGGTACACAAGAGTCAGGTCATGAGGGCGAATCTCTGGTTCAATCAGAACTACCAGTTTACACAGGTCCTCAGGAGGGAGCTCCAGTTGAGCCAACAGTGCCAGAGTCTACAGAAGTTGTTAGCAGTAAGGGCACGCAAGAGCCCGGTTATGAGGGTGAAGCTTTAGTTCAACCCGTTCAGCCATCTTACACAGGCCCAATCAGCACTCAAGGCACGCAAGAGCCCGGCCATGAGGGTGAGGCTCTGGTTCAATCAGAACTACCAGTTTACACAGGTTCTCAGGAGGGAACTCCAGTTGAGCCAACAGTGCCAGAGTCTACAGCAGTTGTTAGCAGTAAGGGCACGCAAGAGCCCGGCCATGAGGGTGAAGCCTTAGTTCAACCCGTTCAGCCATCTTACACAGCCCCAATTAGTACCCAAGGTACGCAAGAGCCCGGTCACGAGGGCGAGGCCCTGGTTCAATCCGTTCAACCGTCTTATATAGAACCCATTAGCACCAAAGGTACACAAGAGTCAGGTCACGAAGGTGAAGCTGCTGTAGCAGAGGCTCTTCCTGAACTGCCTTTGACAAGTAATCATCGTACAGTAACAGAAACCATTCCTCATGAAACTGAAGAAATTGAAGATGCGACTATCTTAAAAAATCACCGAGAAATTGCTCAGAAAGGAAAAGACGGTTTACGAACAATCGAGTATGCAGATTATCTCGTAGATGGTAAGGTGGAAGCTAGCAAGGAAATCTCACGTACAGAAGTAGAGCCAACAAAAGAGATTGTCAAGGTTGGTAGTCTTGTTAAAACCAAACCAAGGGTTGAAATTGCTAATCTGGTTAAAGATGAGAGCAAAAAAGCAGTAGCAGTCAACTATCACCTAGATGACCCAACGTCTGCTTTTGTTAAGGCCAAGGCCCAAATTTACCAAAATGGAACATTGGTCAAAGAGGTGAACTTGAAAGATCCATCAGCCCAACAAACGATTGATGGATTGGACTACTATACGTCATACAATCTTAAGACTTACCTGACCTATAATCTAGGACAATCTGATCAGGAAAGTACAGAAGTATCAACGAAAGATTTTCAGTTAGACTATAAAAAAATTGAAATCAAAGATGTGGATGAAGTGGGGCTCTATGGTAAGGAAGATGGTCACTACCGTCGTTATCTGAACTTATCAGAAGTACCAAGTGATTTGTCACCTTATTTTGTCAAAGTCAAATCAGACAAGATGAAGGAAATGCTGCTACCAGTTAGCTCTATTAAGGAAACAGATGATGGGAAATACAAGGTAACCGTTGCCTTCAATGAATTGGTTCAAGAGGAAGGTTCAACATATAAGGATAGCTATAGCTTCACAATTGATAAGCAAAAGCTTGCCAAGGACGGTGTCTATACTTCCTTTAAGAAACTGATTGCTGCCATGCAAGGTAATCTCGCTGGAACCTTTAAACTTGGAGCTGATATGACAGCTGATGAGGTGTCCTTAGCTAAGGGACAAACCAGCTATGTGACAGGAACTTTCACTGGTAACCTTATCGGTGCGAGTGATGGGCAGCCGTTTGCGATTTATGACCTCAAGACAGCCTTGTTTGATAACTTGACCAAGGCTACTGTGAAAGATATTGATCTTAAAGCAGTAGCGATTAAGAGTCAAGATGACACAGCTAGCCTAGCAAAAGTAGCTACTAACAGCCAGATCAGTAATGTAGCTGTAGAAGGTCAATTGACAGGTAGCAAGTCAGTTGCAGGTTTGGTAGCGAAGGCTCAGGATACAGAAATAACCAATAGTTCCTTTACAGGTAGCATTCAGGCCAAGCATGCGGATGCCTCTCCTTACTATGTAGGAGGTATAGCAGGGCTCTTATCTGGTAATAAGGCTAAGATTGATAAGGTAGCTGTTGATGCAAGTATTTCTAGCAATGCCCGCAACAATGACCAATTTGCCGGAGGTATTGTAGGGAAAGTTCAAAGTGGTGCTTTGGTCTCTCATGCGCTAGCAAGTGGAACCATCCTCAACACAACAACCTACCCACGCGTTGGAGGTATAGCAGGTTCGACATGGCAAAATGGCCGTATCCATCATGTCGTTAGCATAGTTAATACTGGAGACGGCTATGCCATCACAGGAGACCAGTACAGGGGAGCGGACATCAAAGATGCCAGCACTGTTGTTGAGAACAAGAAGGCCGATCTCTATGCGACCCCAATTACCCAAGACCAGGCCAAAGAAAAGGTTCAGTCATATGGGATGACAGTGACACTAAACGATACAGGTCAAACACTCAAGGCCAATCAGCACAGTGTGGACTATACTCAGTTAAGCCAAGGTCAAGCTAGTCGAAAAGTTGCTTATCATAATATTGAGAAATTGATGCCTTTCTATAATAAAGAGCTAGTGGTTCACTATGGAAATCAAGTTGATCCTACGGATAAGCTTTATACTACAGAACTGCTGGATGTTGTACCAATGAAGGACAATGACATCATCACAGATATTCAGGCCAATAAAGCAGCAATCAATAAACTTATGTTGCATTTTGCTGACAATACAATCAGTTATCTGGACGTCGCTTACAAAGATGACTTCAAAAATACACAAATTGCAGAGTACAGCGTAGCAGGTAAACCCTTTATCTTTACGCCAGAGGCCTTTCTATCTGACTATACGAAAGTGACCAATCAGGTATTAGCAGATTTGCAAGGGGTCGAATATGACTCGGCAGCCATGAGAAAAGTTCTGGGCATTGAGGCAGATGCGTCACTTGATCCACTATATTTGGACAAAGAATTTGAAAACGTCAAGGCTAATATCGGTGAACATCTCCGTAAAGTACTAGCCATGGACAAGTCTATCAATACGATGGGAGATAGTGTAGCGACCTACATCAGCGAGAAAATCAAGAACAACAAGGAAGCTTTCTTGCTTGGTTTGACCTACCTCAATCGCTGGTACAATATCAACTACGATCACATCAATACCAAGGACCTCAATACCTATAAGTTTGACTTTGATGGCAATAGCACAGCTTCAACCTTGGATACTATCATTGCCCTAGGTCAGAGCGGTATGGAAAATCTCAAGGCATCAAATAATCCAAGTGCCTATGAAATAACCCTGGCTGCTGCAAAAGGTCGTAAGACAGTGACGGATTTACTAGAGTCTTACAGAAAACTCTTCCTACCAACCAAAACCAATAATGAATGGTTGAAGACAAATACCAAGGCCTATATCGTAGAGAGTAAATCAGCGATTCCAGAAGTGCGTACCAAACAAGAGTCAGCTACACCAGATAGTAAGTATACGCTGGGAGTCTATGACCGTATTACGGCACCAAGTTGGAAATTAAAAAACATGCTCCTACCACTATTGACATTGCCAGAAGAAGATGTTTATGTGATTTCAAATCTTTCTACCTTGGCCTTTGGTGGTTACGAACGTTACCGTGACCGTATCAATAATACAGTCTTATCAGGAGAAGAACTGCGTCAGTATGTTCGTGGCAAGGTCGACCAGTCGGCTGAATGGCAGCGAGACCACTACGATATCTGGTACCATCTCCTTTCACCAGAATACAAAGAAAAACTCTTCCGTTCAGTCATGGTTTCAGATGGCTTTGGTATGAAAGATAGCAATAGTAATTATTACTGGGCTACCCTGTCTGATAAGGCCATTGATTCTATCTACAACTTCTTTGGACCAACTGGTAAGTGGTATGGGGAAAGTAAAGGAGCTGGAGCCTATGCCAACGGTTCTGAGGTCCACTATGTCAGCGACCGCTTGTTGGATAAATACGGAACATCAGTCTATACCCATGAAATGGTTCATAATTCTGACGGACATATTTACTTTGAAGGAAAAGGTCGTCGTGAAGGATTGGGAGCAGAGTTGTATGCCCTAGGATTGTTGCAATCTGCTGACAGTCTAGATAAGGATGCTATTGTCTTGAATACTCTCTATAAAGGGGATAAGGATTCACCAACTCGCTTGCATACTTATGATCCGACAAGCCGCTTCACATCAGCCGCAGCCTTGCAAGAGTATGTGCACGGTATGTACGATGTCTTGTACACCTTGGATGCTATGGAAGCAAGTGCCATTTTAACGAAGTCAAATGATGTCAAGAAAAAATGGTTTAGAAAAATAGAGAATTTCTACATTGAGGACAAGTACCATAAACAAACGCATGCAGGAAACTCTGTTCGTCCATTGACAGATGCTGAAGTAAGTAAACTAACTAGTCTGGATGCCTTGATTGACAATGATATCATCAACCGTCGGGCTTACCGTGATAAGAGTGACTATACTCGTAATGGCTATCATCTTATCAGCATGTTCTCACCGATTTATGCTGCTCTCAGCAATCCAAAGGGTGCGCCTGGTGACATCATGTTTAGAAAGACAGCCTACGAATTGTTGGCAGAAAAAGGATACCAAGATGGATTCTTACCATATGTATCCAACCAATACGCAGAAGAAGCTAAACGCAAAGGGGACATTACCTATTCAGATTGGCACCGAAAAGATGTAGGACTCATCACTGATAGTCTCGTCTTGAAAAATGTCTTTGCCAACAAATACACGTCATGGGCTGATTTCAAGAAGGATATGTTTGATCAACGTATTCGCAAGCAAGACCAGTTGAAACCAATCACCATTCAGTATGAACTTGGTGTACCAGACAGCAGCAAGGAGATTACAATCCGTTCAGCTGCCCAAATGCAAGAACTCATCGATCAAGCAGTGGCGAAGGATGTGGCTAACATTGACCGTACGACAAGCCATGCTCCTGCAAGCTGGGTACATCTCTTAAAACAAAAAATCTACAATGCCTACCTACGTAGCACAGATGATTTCAGAAAATCGATTTATAAATCATAA